A region of the Candidatus Neomarinimicrobiota bacterium genome:
ATTCGAATCAGTGCCACGGGAATACTTTCATCACGTTTACCCCTCCGCACACGAACAGCACGGGTAAATTCCAGCACAATGGTTCCCAGTACAAAAAAGCTGAGAAAAATGGCGACCAGCGGATACGGCGACCGAACTCCCAGCAGAAACACGCTGAACAGTGCCACAAGCCCTGCCAGAACAGGTATTGAAAAATTCCTGATCAGACTTTCTTTTGAGGTTCTTTTCCAGGCCAGAAGAGGACCCACACCCATGAGGAGTAGCAGGAAAAGACCGATGGGTACAGCTACCTGATTAAAGAAAGGTGCTCCTACCGTGATCTGAGAACCTGTGACAGCTTCCGAAATGATAGGGAAAAGGGTTCCCCACAGTACAGCAAAACAGATACTCACAAAGACAACATTGTTGAAAAGGAAACCGCTCTCCCGTGACAGGAAGGAATCCAAATGAGTTTCTGACCGCAGATCCTTCATCCGGGTAATAAGAAGCGAAACGGTAACGACGATGATGAACAGCACAAAACCGAGGAACATGGGACCGAGAGAAGACTGGGTGAACGAGTGAACGGAGGAAACAATTCCGCTGCGGGTGAGAAATGTACCGAAAATACAGAGCACAAAAGTTCCAATAATCAGCACCATATTCCAGACGCGGAGCATCTTCTTTTTCTCCTGGATGATAATGCTGTGAACAAATGCTGTTCCCGTGAGCCACGGCATGAACGATGCGTTTTCCACTGGATCCCAAGCCCAGTATCCGCCCCAACCAAGCTCAATATATGCCCACCATCCGCCGAGGATGATACCGCATCCGAGAGCGAGCCATGTGAAGAGTGTCCAGCGTCGTATGCTCCGAACCCACATAACGTCAAGTCTCCTGGAGATGAGGGCCGCAATGGCGAAGGCGAAAGGGACAGAGAATCCGACGTAGCCCAGATAGAGCATAGGCGGATGGATAACCATGGTAGGATTCTGCAACAGAGGGTTCAGTCCCAGACCATCCTGAACCACAAAATCCGCTTGCACCGGTCTGAAGGGGTTTTCAACAAAATTGACCAGAAAAAGAAAGAAGAGTTGAATTACCGTCAATGTTATAATCACATATGGCATCAAATCGTGATAACTGGAGCGATTCTGGATCACAACTATTACTGAATAGATGGAGAGGATAAACAGCCAGAAGAGAAGTGAACCGGACTGGCCGGCCCAGAGGGCACTCAATTTATATAGAACCGGGGTCGCCTGACTTGTATACTTGGCTACGTAGTCGACATCAAAGTTTCCCTGAAGAAGGTTTGTAATCAGCGTAACAGTGGCGAGAAGCACCAGAAAGGAGACTCCCAGGGAAGCTCTCTGCCCTACCTGGAACAGCCGGTAATCACCTCCGCGAACATAAAAAAAGAGAGCAACCAGAGTGAGGACGGCAAGTCCGAGGGAGAGGTTCAACAGGGTAGCGCCGTAAACAGGCATGAGGAGTATTCCTTGTGTACCTGAACCCTTAGCTGGATTCCTGAGTCTCTCTTAAGTCGCCCTCATAGCGGGAGGCGCATTTGGTCATCAGGTTATCGGCCTGAAATTCACCATCAATATAGTAACCTTCAACAATTACTTCAGCACCATCACCGAACATATCTGGCACAATTTTGTGATACCTCACCGGCAACATTTCTGTCTCTTGCTTCAGCACGAAGCTGAGATCGAGCTGATCGCTTTCGCTCCTGAGGATTGATCCTTCTTCCACATTCCCACCCAGGCGGAACCGCTTCGACGGTCTCTTAGAGGCGGCGTCTTTCAACTCAACGATAGTCACATAAGGTAGCTCATTGCCCTCAAATCCCATCACCACCCATATGACCAGAATAATAGCGATGGCACCTATGACGACACCGAATTTTTTACTGTTCATACCTTGTTTTCTCTCATTTCAAAGGACAGGTGATTCCTGCCAGTCCCCAAAAACGTTCTTCATACATGCAACGATTTCACCAACTGTAGCACCTGATTTTGCCGCATCCACGATGGGCTGAACCAGGTTCAAGTTCCCAGACGCAGCCTGTTCAACCTTCTTCAAAGATTTTTCAGCGGCGACATCATCTCTGGTCTTTCTAAACGCTTTAAGTTTTTTTATCTGAGATTGTTCCACTGCCGGGCCTATTTGCAAGACAGGAATTTCGATTTCTTCATCCTCTTTGACAAACCTATTTACACCCACGACCACCCTTTTATTCTCATTTACCTCTTTCTCGTATTCGAAAGAAGCCCTGGCGATTTCTCTCTGGAAATATCCTTCCTCGACAGCTCGGATCACGCCTCCCATCTTCTTCACCGTTTCGAAGTATTCTTCCGCCTTGGCCTCAAGCTTATCAGTCAGCGATTCAAGGTACCACGATCCGCCAAGTGGATCGGCCACATTCGCCACCCCTGTCTCATACGCGATCACCTGCTGCGTTCTGAGGGCGATCTCAGCCGCCTTTTGTGTCGGCAGTGCCAGTGTCTCATCCATGGAATTGGTATGCAGGGACTGCGTTCCACCGAGTACGCCGGCAAGAGCCTGAAATGCTGTGCGGGCGATATTGATTTCGGGCTGTTGCGCCGTGAGGCTACATCCAGCGGTCTGAGTGTGAAAGCGGAGTTTCCACGTCCGCTCTTCCTTTGCCTTGTAGCGCTCCTTAATATGTCTTGCCCAGATACGCCGTGCAGCCCGGAACTTGGCAATCTCCTCAAAGAAATCGAGATGAGAATTGAAGAAAAATGAGAGACGCGGCGCAAAATCGTCAATATCTATACCCCGTTCCATAGCGTGATCCACATAACAGAATCCGTCAAGGAGCGTAAAAGCGAGTTCCTGGGCAGCAGTGGAACCGGCCTCGCGAATGTGATACCCGCTGACTGAAATAGTGTTGAACTTCGGCATCTTGGACGTGCAGAACTCGATAATATCAGTAATGACCCGCATATGTGGTTTAGGCGGAAAGATCCACTCCTTTTGGGCAATAAATTCCTTCAGGATATCGTTCTGCAGGGTACCCTGAAGTTTGTCTATGGCGACACCCTGTCTTTCTGCAGTAGCGATATAAAAGGCAAGCAAAATAATTGCCGGACCGTTAATTGTCTGCGAGACACTGACTGCTCCCAGGTCGATCCCGTCAAATAGAACTTCCATATCTGCCAGGGAACTGACCGCCACACCGCACTTTCCTACCTCTCCGGCGGCCAGCTGATCGTCGGCATCATAACCCATAAGTGTCGGCATATCGTAAGCTACGGAGAGACCCGTTTGCCCCTGATCCAACAGAAACTTGTAGCGTTCGTTGGTTTCTTCGGGCGTACCGAAACCCGAAAACTGCCGCATGGTCCACAGTTTGCCACGATACATATTGGCATGGATACCGCGGGTATAAGGGTACTGTCCCGGAAAACCGAGCTTATCCAAATAGTCACTATCCGGGAATTCCGGATAGTAGAGCGGATCGATCTCCTCTCCACTCACCGTGTCGAAGCTGTAGTCTCTCCCTTCACCGGCACTTGCTTCAGCTTCCCACTCGGCCCGTCGCTTTTCGAAAAAGTCAGCCTTCTTGTTAACCACCAGCCTCTCCATTCACAGGGGGCGGCGCTTCTTTGCGACGCCTTGCCGCCAGTATCCCTTCAACGATCATCCACCCTATGAGCACTGTCAGAATAGTATTGATAAGAAAAAGTACGTTGTTCTGGCCATAGAAATCTACTGTCTTCAGCATGAGAGATGAAAGGGTCGCCACCATCACAAGAACCATGGGGATAAAAAGAGCACTGATAGATTTCTTGCGCTGCCAGAAGTAGAGGGTGACCACCATGAGCGTCAAGGCGGCCAGCATCTGATTACTGGCGCCAAAGATAGGCCAGAGAACCCATCCTGCCTGCTTCACACTTCCGCTGGCGGGATCAGTGATATTCCACAGCGCAAGCCACGCTCCAGGAAGAACAGCCACCGCTGTCGCCAGATACCTGTTGGTGAGGGACTTGATTTTGAGGGCTATTCCAAGTTCACTCAAGACAAAACGTTGGATCCTCGTGGCCGTGTCGAGGGTAGTTGCCGCAAACGAAATAACCAGAACCGCCATGAGTGTCTTAGCCAGTGCTGACGGCAAGCCAATCTGCTCCAGGAGCGCTCCGCCGCCTAAAACAAATGCCGCCGCCTTATTGCCGCTGGCGTGGGCCCACGTATCGTAATAGACCGCCCAGGAAAGATTATCCACATGACCAATAGAGGGAAGTTCACAGGATGCTACGAGCGTTATGCCGGCAAC
Encoded here:
- a CDS encoding methylmalonyl-CoA mutase family protein, with product MVNKKADFFEKRRAEWEAEASAGEGRDYSFDTVSGEEIDPLYYPEFPDSDYLDKLGFPGQYPYTRGIHANMYRGKLWTMRQFSGFGTPEETNERYKFLLDQGQTGLSVAYDMPTLMGYDADDQLAAGEVGKCGVAVSSLADMEVLFDGIDLGAVSVSQTINGPAIILLAFYIATAERQGVAIDKLQGTLQNDILKEFIAQKEWIFPPKPHMRVITDIIEFCTSKMPKFNTISVSGYHIREAGSTAAQELAFTLLDGFCYVDHAMERGIDIDDFAPRLSFFFNSHLDFFEEIAKFRAARRIWARHIKERYKAKEERTWKLRFHTQTAGCSLTAQQPEINIARTAFQALAGVLGGTQSLHTNSMDETLALPTQKAAEIALRTQQVIAYETGVANVADPLGGSWYLESLTDKLEAKAEEYFETVKKMGGVIRAVEEGYFQREIARASFEYEKEVNENKRVVVGVNRFVKEDEEIEIPVLQIGPAVEQSQIKKLKAFRKTRDDVAAEKSLKKVEQAASGNLNLVQPIVDAAKSGATVGEIVACMKNVFGDWQESPVL
- a CDS encoding cytochrome c maturation protein CcmE, with protein sequence MNSKKFGVVIGAIAIILVIWVVMGFEGNELPYVTIVELKDAASKRPSKRFRLGGNVEEGSILRSESDQLDLSFVLKQETEMLPVRYHKIVPDMFGDGAEVIVEGYYIDGEFQADNLMTKCASRYEGDLRETQESS
- the ccsA gene encoding cytochrome c biogenesis protein CcsA, translated to MPVYGATLLNLSLGLAVLTLVALFFYVRGGDYRLFQVGQRASLGVSFLVLLATVTLITNLLQGNFDVDYVAKYTSQATPVLYKLSALWAGQSGSLLFWLFILSIYSVIVVIQNRSSYHDLMPYVIITLTVIQLFFLFLVNFVENPFRPVQADFVVQDGLGLNPLLQNPTMVIHPPMLYLGYVGFSVPFAFAIAALISRRLDVMWVRSIRRWTLFTWLALGCGIILGGWWAYIELGWGGYWAWDPVENASFMPWLTGTAFVHSIIIQEKKKMLRVWNMVLIIGTFVLCIFGTFLTRSGIVSSVHSFTQSSLGPMFLGFVLFIIVVTVSLLITRMKDLRSETHLDSFLSRESGFLFNNVVFVSICFAVLWGTLFPIISEAVTGSQITVGAPFFNQVAVPIGLFLLLLMGVGPLLAWKRTSKESLIRNFSIPVLAGLVALFSVFLLGVRSPYPLVAIFLSFFVLGTIVLEFTRAVRVRRGKRDESIPVALIR